A stretch of DNA from Methylobacterium sp. CB376:
GGTGCTGACCCCGGTCCTGTTCCTCCGCTACGGCCGCAAGTCCCTGGAACGGCTGATCGCCGCCCGGGACAGCAACCCCACCTCCGGCGCCGGGGCGCCGGTCGAGGCGTTCTGACCCCCTCCCCCCGACCCCCCTTCGAGGAGCCACGACCATGCGTACCCCCGCCCTCGCCCCCACCCTCGCCACCCTGCTCGCCCTCGCGCTCGGCGGTGCCGCGCTCGCGCCGCTCACCGCCGCGCGCGCCCAGGAGGCCGGCCCGAACGGCGGCCAGGTCTCCGTCGCGGACGGCCACCCGATCGAGATGGTCGCCGCCGGCACGGCGCTGACCTTCCACCTCCTCGGGGAGGACGGCAAACCCGTCGACACCAAGGGCCTGAGCGCCCGCGCCTTCGTGCAGAGCGGCGGCCGGACCGAGACCGTCGCCCTCACCCCGGCGGCGCCGAACAGGCTCGTCGGCACCCTCGCCGCCCCGCTCGCCGCCGGCAAGGTGGTGCTGTCGACCAGGATCCACGGCCACGCCCTCCAGGCCCGCTATGAGACGAAGTAGCGGCCGCGCGGGGGCGCGGGCGGTCGTCACCCTGGCCGCCGTCGCCCTGACCGCCGTCCCCTTGGCGGCCGTCCCCTTGCTGGCCGTTCGCTTGGGGGCCGTCCCCTGGGCCGCCGCCCTCCTCGCCGCCGCGGCGCCGGCCGCCACCGCCCTGGCCGAGCCCCGGTCCCAGCTCAAGCAGGCCCTGCAGCTGGCCCGTTGCATCCCGCGCGCCGTCGCCGTCACCCTCCGCGAGGGTGCGATGACGGTCTACGACGTGGCCTGCCTCGGGCCGTCGCCCGATCGCGTGGTCGTGGTCTGCACCGGCCGGGTCTGCCTGCCCGACGACCCGGACCATCACGACGGCCCGGACGAGACGCCCTGACGGGCCGCGGCCGGGCGCCCTGACAAAAGTCCCGTACTTCGCTCCGCGCCGGTTTGACAAAAATCCCGTACATGGGACTCCGCGGTTTTGGCACCCGACCGTACTTCGGTCCGCCCGCGCGTGACAAAATCGGACCGCCCGCCCCTCGCGCCGGGCTGACGGATTCGCCGTACTTCGCTCCGCCTCCCCGTGACAAAACCGGCGCCCGCGCCGGGCGGCCCGGTCGCACGGCCGGCGCGGGGATCCGTGCGGACCGCGCTCGTCGCCGTCCCCGCTGCCCCGCCGGAGCGGAACAGTCGCGCCTCAGCAAGGTCGGAGCCGGACCGGATGCGGCGCCGGTCGGACCGGTGCACGAGCAGTTCAAGACTTGCTCGACCTTCTCTATCACAAGTCACGACCGGCAGTGATAATCACGCTTTCTTAGGGAAGCGGTCCTACCGTTGGGTCACGTGGGAGGATCGATGATGAGGTTGAGCATCTCGGCGCTCTTGATGGGCGCGCTCGCGCTGATGGTGTGCACCGCAACGGTGCCGCTGCTGTACATGATGATGGAAGCGGGCGAGTCCTCCTCAGCGGCCGAGGACGTCTCGCGCTATGCCGGGCTCGACAAGGACCTGGTCACGGCGGCGCTCAATCTTCGCGTCGAGCGCGGGGATTCGGCGGCCGCCCTGCAACTTCCGCCCGAACGCAACACGGGCAACATCCCGAGCATCATGACCCGGCGCGCGGCGGTGGAGGCCGCGATGGGCCGCGCGCTCGCCGCGGCCGAGGGGATCGCCGCCGCGCCGCTGCGCGAGGCGTTCCGCAAGCTCGCGGCGGATTACGAGGGGTTCCGGACGCTGCGGCCGCGCATCGACGGGGAATTGACGCGCCCGCCGCGGGAGCGCGCGGCGGGACTCGCGCAGACGGTCCTCGCGCAGGGCGCGACGCTGCTCGACAGTTTCCAGGCGGCCGCGGCGGCGCTCGAGGCCGAGATCATCCGGCTCAACCCGGCCCTCGCGCCGGAGATCGCGCTGCGCGCCGCCACCGCGGCCATTCGCGCCGAGGTGGGGCGGGACGTCGTCCTGATCGTCGGCGCCGTCAGCGGCCAGCGTCCCCTCAGCGAGACCGAGGCGAGGGACCTCGCCGCGACGGAGACGCGGGCGGCGCTGCTGTGGACCCTGCTTCAGGAGGCCGCGGCGAAGCCCAGCCTCACCCCGGCCCTGCGCGACGCCGTCGCGGCGGCGCGGCAGGGTTTCGCGGAGGGCCCGCTGAAGCGCGAGCGCGACGCCATCCTGCAGGCGATCACGCGCGGCAGCCCGGCGGCGGCCACGCTCGACCAGTGGAGGGCGGTCGCCGTGCCGGCGCTCGACGGGGTCGACGCGGTCTCGCGCCTCGCGCTCGACCGCCTGGAGGACCATGCCCGCGAGGCGGTGCAGCGCGCGCGGATGATTGTCGTCCTCTGCGGCCTGGGTCTCGGCGCGGCGCTGCTCCTGTCCGGCGGCGTGATCGCGATCGTCCTCGCGCGCGTGGTGCGCCCGCTGCGGCAGCTCGCGCGGACCACGACGCGGCTGGCGGAGGGCGACGTCGCCGTCGCCGTCACCGGGACGGCGCGGCGGGACGAGATCGGCGCCATGGCCGGGGCGGTCGCGACCTTCAAGGCGAACCTGATCCGCACGCGGGAGCTTGAGGCGGAGGCCGCCGCGGCCCGCCTCTCGGCCGAGGAGCAGAAGCGGCTCGGCATGCGGCAGATGGCCCAGGCCTTCGAGCAGGCGATCGGCGGCATCGTGACGACGGTCTCCTCCTCCGCGACGGAACTGGAGGCGATCGCGCAGAGCATGACCGAGACCGCGTCGCGGACGGTCGTGCAGAGCGCCGCCGTGGCGGCGGCGTCGCAGGAGGCCGAGGCGAATGTCGGCACGATGGCCGGCGCGGCCGGCGGCCTCGGCAGCCGCGTGCGCGAGGTCGGCGCCCGGGTCGGCGAGGCCACGGCCATCGCCGGCAGCGCCGTGCGCGAGGCGGACGAGACGGGACGCCTGGTGGCGGATCTGTCCGAGGCGGTCGCCCGGATCGGGGACGTGGTCGGGCTGATCTCGGCGATCGCGGAGCAGACCAACCTGCTCGCTCTCAACGCGACGATCGAGGCGGCCCGGGCCGGGGTGGCCGGCCGCGGCTTCGCGGTCGTGGCCCAGGAGGTGAAGGCGCTCGCGACCCAGACCGCCCGGGCGACCCGCGAGATCGGCGACCAGATCACCCGCATCCAGGCGACGACCGGCCACGCCATCGCGGCGATCACCGGGATCACCGGCCGCATCCGCGAGATCGACGCGGTCTCCGCGGCGATCGCGGCGGCGGTCGAGATCCAGGACACGGCGGCCCGGGACATCGTGCGCACGGCGGCCGAGGCCGTGCAGGGTGCGAGCGGCGTGAGGTGCAGCATCGCGGAGGTCTCGGCCGCGGCCGACGACACCGGCGCCGCGGCGAGTCAGGTCCTGGCCGCCGCCTCCGAACTGTCCCGCCAGTCCGAGCACCTGAACAGCGAGGTCGGCCGCTTCCTGGCCACCATCCGGGCGGCCTGAGCGGCGGCGCCCGGACGGGGGTGCGGAAGGACCGCCCCCTCTCCCCTCGCCGCCCGGCCTCGCGGACCCTCCGCGGGGCCGCGCCACCTGCCCCCGCGTCCG
This window harbors:
- a CDS encoding methyl-accepting chemotaxis protein produces the protein MMRLSISALLMGALALMVCTATVPLLYMMMEAGESSSAAEDVSRYAGLDKDLVTAALNLRVERGDSAAALQLPPERNTGNIPSIMTRRAAVEAAMGRALAAAEGIAAAPLREAFRKLAADYEGFRTLRPRIDGELTRPPRERAAGLAQTVLAQGATLLDSFQAAAAALEAEIIRLNPALAPEIALRAATAAIRAEVGRDVVLIVGAVSGQRPLSETEARDLAATETRAALLWTLLQEAAAKPSLTPALRDAVAAARQGFAEGPLKRERDAILQAITRGSPAAATLDQWRAVAVPALDGVDAVSRLALDRLEDHAREAVQRARMIVVLCGLGLGAALLLSGGVIAIVLARVVRPLRQLARTTTRLAEGDVAVAVTGTARRDEIGAMAGAVATFKANLIRTRELEAEAAAARLSAEEQKRLGMRQMAQAFEQAIGGIVTTVSSSATELEAIAQSMTETASRTVVQSAAVAAASQEAEANVGTMAGAAGGLGSRVREVGARVGEATAIAGSAVREADETGRLVADLSEAVARIGDVVGLISAIAEQTNLLALNATIEAARAGVAGRGFAVVAQEVKALATQTARATREIGDQITRIQATTGHAIAAITGITGRIREIDAVSAAIAAAVEIQDTAARDIVRTAAEAVQGASGVRCSIAEVSAAADDTGAAASQVLAAASELSRQSEHLNSEVGRFLATIRAA